One window from the genome of Crassostrea angulata isolate pt1a10 chromosome 2, ASM2561291v2, whole genome shotgun sequence encodes:
- the LOC128174111 gene encoding organic cation transporter protein-like: protein MDSISDLLEDIVKECGGLGKFQAILLVIMFGTKVTVTWSMLMMTFGGATPDWWCNMHNVTSSSGQNKMSNFSTMQLLKQCAPPANISGSCDSRSYSSDMNTLVSEFELICDKDWIASTITTIQMAGLLISSPVAGQMADSLGRKPAFFLSLLVLTVCNLIAAFSVSWEMFAACRFLIGFGCGMYLTTFYSFMQEFVPTRWRSMTAAVPGWAIFAALYGLFSWWLHDWEYLHYATAIVTAPFLLGIFILPESFRWLVSNNKVADAEKVIKHIAKLNGRETLISCIERLHNIVKTEDLTTKVKTHTLIDVLKSRDLLKKSFFLWSSW, encoded by the exons ATGGATTCCATTAGCGACCTGTTAGAAGATATCGTGAAGGAATGCGGTGGACTGGGGAAGTTTCAGGCCATTCTATTGGTCATCATGTTCGGGACAAAGGTCACAGTGACATGGAGCATGCTCATGATGACGTTCGGAGGCGCGACGCCCGATTGGTGGTGCAACATGCATAATGTGACGTCATCATCTGGTCAGAACAAGATGTCCAATTTTTCGACTATGCAGTTACTGAAACAATGTGCGCCACCTGCAAACATTTCCGGTTCCTGTGACTCGCGCAGCTATTCCTCAGACATGAATACTCTTGTCAGTGAG TTTGAATTAATCTGCGACAAAGACTGGATTGCCTCCACCATCACCACCATACAAATGGCGGGCCTCCTCATCAGCTCCCCAGTCGCCGGACAAATGGCGGATTCCCTGGGCCGGAAGCCCGCTTTCTTCCTCTCTCTTCTGGTCCTGACCGTCTGCAATCTTATCGCAGCCTTCTCCGTTTCCTGGGAGATGTTTGCTGCCTGTCGATTTTTGATCGGGTTCGGATGCGGGATGTATCTCACGACATTCTATTCCTTCATGCAAGAGTTCGTTCCCACAAGGTGGCGCTCTATGACTGCGGCAGTTCCGGGATGGGCCATTTTTGCGGCACTTTATGGTTTGTTTTCATGGTGGCTTCATGACTGGGAATACCTTCACTACGCCACGGCTATCGTCACCGCGCCATTTCTTTTAGGAATATT CATTTTGCCGGAGAGTTTCCGATGGTTAGTTTCTAACAACAAGGTGGCGGATGCAGAGAAAGTTATAAAACACATCGCCAAGTTAAACGGCAGAGAGACTCTGATATCTTGTATAGAAAGACTGCACAATATTGTAAAAACTGAAGATCTGACAACAAAAGTAAAAACACACACCCTAATAGACGTATTAAAAAGCAGAGATCTTCTGAAGAAATCGTTTTTCCTTTGGTCTAGCTG GTGA
- the LOC128171660 gene encoding deleted in malignant brain tumors 1 protein-like translates to MGVTMILTIFILCFFSHNYALLFHGDNIPGHSTTNGPIGKETTLSLLMQEILDLKAQDKSQEQEIQTLKNQTLSKDNVTASTVNKLASEYMDMKNAFGLMKQKIDQNNSQTELQTLKSRLDTIAQSIRYLTLSLQSHEIHDEETNMTIYREFEHLNSKLMNENQKLHEEILNLTNIESSDIQRLETIQQTTFTSLGSEIATQKTKLRNLNNNLLLHFDYRIRLVGGSSNSDRVEILYFGQWGTVCDDNFDNNAAEVVCRMLRKSTTNVVIYGNAHFGSGTGPIYFDELVCSGYESDWFSCQHPPLGVHNCDHDEDAGVQCG, encoded by the exons ATGGGAGTTACAATGATACTTAcgatttttattttgtgttttttttcacataacTATGCTCTACTCTTTCACGGAGACAACATTCCAGGACACTCTACAACCAATGGGCCGATAGGAAAAGAAACCACGCTTTCTCTCTTGATGCAAGAGATTTTGGATTTAAAAGCCCAAGATAAAAGTCAAGAGCAAGAAATCCAAACGTTGAAAAACCAAACATTGTCAAAGGACAATGTAACTGCTAGTACTGTGAATAAGCTCGCGTCTGAATACATGGACATGAAAAATGCATTTGgattaatgaaacaaaaaattgatcaaAACAATAGTCAGACAGAACTACAAACCCTCAAATCAAGGCTGGACACTATTGCGCAATCCATTCGATACTTGACCTTGTCTCTACAAAGTCACGAGATTCATGATGAGGAGACAAACATGACAATTTATCGCGAATTCGAAC atttaaactcAAAGCTGatgaatgaaaatcaaaaattgCACGAGGAGATCCTGAATTTAACAAATATCGAGTCTTCAGACATCCAGCGACTCGAAACAATACAGCAAACAACATTCACATCATTGGGGTCAGAAATAGCAACACAGAAAACTAAACTGAGAAATTTGAACAACAATCTTCTTCTTCATTTCGATTATA GAATCCGGTTGGTTGGTGGGAGTTCAAACTCTGACAGAGTGGAAATTCTTTATTTTGGACAATGGGGAACAGTTTGTGATGACAATTTTGATAACAATGCTGCTGAAGTTGTTTGCCGAATGCTGAGAAAGAGCAC AACGAATGTTGTAATATATGGCAATGCACATTTTGGAAGTGGAACTGGTCCTATATATTTTGACGAATTAGTGTGCAGTGGATATGAATCTGACTGGTTCAGTTGTCAGCATCCTCCACTTGGGGTTCATAATTGCGACCATGATGAAGATGCTGGAGTACAGTGTG GTTGA